The region CATTATGTTGTAAATCACCCAAGTACATGTGTCTTTCCAGAAATACAAAGATGCTGCAAGTTCCATGATGATGCTGTTGCCATCTTAATCCTTCATAAGCAAAGGCTGATGAAGAGAGACTATAGAAAATGGCACATTAGGAGTACCTTAGAAAACAAACAGTATATTGAGTAACCTTTTCAAAACAGATGTCAGAAccactccttggaggaaagtgaagaataaaagaTTGAAGGGGTCACGATTATTTATTACATTGTTAGAGGCAAGTACATGTTTAATATGAATCAGTGATTCTTAGAAACAAAATTTACATGTGAGAGGATACTGGTGAGTGGAaaatatgactcaggaaactACTGGAGTATTCTATAGGTTATTTTAACCTTGCAGGCATCAGCTGTGACACATAGCCTATGTActgaaaaaaagactgaaatctgTACATGTTCATAATGTAGACTGAGTCCCCTGAAATCATCTTCCGGtcaacatttcagaaaataattttccgTGGGCAAATTAAGTAAACTTTAATTCTAAGGAATAATTTGGTGAGTTATATAAatggtttaatttatatgcatgtTGCTAAAGGTTTGATTTTTGATTCGTGTCTGCAGCCATCCATGGGAAACCGTTACAACAGCTGCAATGCAGAAATACCCAAACCCTATGAATCCGAGTGTGGTTGGAGTTGATGTACTGGACAGACACATAGATCCCTCTGGAAAGTTGCACAGCCATAGACTTCTCAGCACAGAGTGGGGACTGCCTTCCATTGTGAAATCTGTAAGTGTGCCTTTGTTCCTAAAGCAATGTGACTGCTGTAGAGAAGTTTTCTAAACCACGTTATAATTTCAGATAGGTGGTGGGAGCCGATTCTGAATGTCATTTTTGCATCAGTTCAAATTGTATTATAATAAACTTGAGTTATGAGTGTATAATGAATTGGAAATATTATTACAGTCTTCATGAAGTCACCTGATAAAACCTTCTGAAGGAAGCCAGCTAATGCTTTGTGATCTGAAAgttttattctgcttttcctACCTTGCCAACAGCTTGAGCTATGGCAGCTGGGATTTGGTGCTGGTGGTTAGCGGGCAGCTGCTGCGGTCAGTGGTGGTGCGACGTTAAGTGAGGCATAATCTCAGTTTGCCGTGGCCATGTTTGTTCCAAGATCTGGTGCTTCTGTCTGTACATTGGAAAATGTAATTCTATGCTCTTTCAAGGGAGCAGGTTTTAGGGATCCAGTCTATCATGATGGGAGAGAATCCTAGTGTAAGGACCAAGTTATCTGTAGAAACTCTCTTCATAGAAGGTGGGCCCACGCAGAAAACGAAAGTACATGTTTTTCACCAGGAATGTGCTAATTGCTTCCTTTGTAGGAACTACTGCACTAGATGATGTGGACAAAGAAGTGAGCAGGGTTGGGATGGGCTTGGGGTCAGAGCGTGGGAGTGCCCCTGGATGTGCCGTGTTACCTTTGTTGTGAAGTGGCTGGTTTTCTGCCTGGAGAGTAGAGCCACCACATCCTCCCCCTTGGActgcaccagggaaaccctgatagACACTCTGaagctctcctttctctccatgtTTCCCGAATGCCAGGCTCACTGCTCCACGTCAACCTTGGCAGTTTCCGCATCCTGCCTTGTCCTGCATACGTTCTCAGCTGGCTGGTGGCTAAATTGTCTCTGCAGAGGGTTTTTGTGTCTGGGAGTCTCATCTTCTCCTTTAAGTGGGCCTCTTTTCTGATCTTTGTCTCATTCCTTGTGATTTTTATGAAAACACATTTTTGGTTCAAAATACTAATACATCTTTACctacaaataaaatattgataacaCTAGTTAAGAAATCCTCCTCTGATCACTAATTCCAAATGTTTTTACTTAGATTATTGGTGCAGCAAGAACCAAAACATATGTGCAAGAACATTCTGTAGTGGATCCCATAGAGAAAACAATGGAACTTAAATCTACAAATGTAAGTAACTACCCAGCttagttttttcttctcttgtggtggtggtagtggtttagtcactaagttgtgtccaactcttgcgaccccatggaccgtagcctgccaggctcctctgtccatgggattctccaggcaagaatactggagtgggttgccattcccttctccgttCCCTCTTGTAGTTGATATAAAAGTGGACATACACTCTTCAGCCTGGTCTAAGAAATTTGTACTCAGATACTGGACCGACTCTGCCTGTTTGCAGCCTCAGTGCTCTAATGAGCCTGCCTGTTGCTTCTAGGAGATAGCACtcaataaaatgaatttggaatCAGTGTATATTATTACTGTTATGGTGCTTTTGTCaagtttattacttttttaataaaaagtaagcAATGAATATTGAAAACTTCTATTTACATAGTAATATCAAAGTGGTTTATATGCTGTTTTGCATATTTACCTAGCAAGGTTTTGGTTTGTGAGTTAATTTGGGAAATGTTTTTAATCTTGATTCCCAacattatttgactttttttaattCTGTAGATTTCATTTACAAATATGGTTTCAGTAGATGAGAGACTTATATACAAACCACATCCTCAAGACCCAGAAAAGTAAGtgaaaagtattttaacaagcttattttacaatatattttaatttttcttaagtatGAAAGATGAAAATTAGTCATCCTGAAGCTATGCGAATGTGTTTTGTTCTAGAACTATTTTGACTCAAGAAGCCATAATTACTGTGAAAGGAGTCAGTCTCGGCAGTTACCTTGAAGGGCTGATGGCAAGTACGATATCATCAAATGCTAATAAAGTAAGGCTGCTCTCACTTAATGTCGGGGGTGGGGTacaggcttgtgggatcttagttccccaggccccctgtaatggaagcacagagtcttaaccgctgggtcacctgggaagtccctccctgCTTGCTCTTCTTCCTGGGTCATTTCTTAGAAGAGCTGTCCTTGTGAGCTGCCTGAGCCACTGCAATGTGATGCCATGTGGGCTGTTACTGGGGTCTAGTGTGTTTGGGTTCACATTCCACCTGTAACTCTGACCAGCCTTTCATCTTGGGCAGTTAACTAAGTGAGCCTTTCTCTGCCTGAGTTTCCTATCTGTGAAGTGAAGATTAATTACCCACCTTACAGGGTTGGGTGTGAAGAGTAAATGAGTTATCATGGGAAATCTGTGGCTGGGGGCCCAGTACTTGGGGACAGGGGGAGGCGAAGATGTGTGTTACTGTTTAAAGCATAGATTCTCAGCCTGTTTCTCATTATCATCTCCCTTCACCCCCAGATCCACTGTAGATATTTTCTCCTAACTATCCCCACCCTGAGAAATTATTTAATGCCAAACATTATGCCTACAGATGCAGAGATATATGGGTCTGCATCTGTGCTTTGTAcgttaaaaaaaatgagatttttcccCACTACCCCCCAACTAATATTTGCCCCGTTGAGAATGtatgatttaaaataaagtaagttTAGAGAAAGAGATGCCTAATGCACTGTTTTATAACGTGTAATATCATTCAGCAGTCCAAAGATATTCATAGATGCCTTCTCTATGTCAGGCAGAGTGCTAGGCTAGACTGGGGACACAGCGGGGAGCAAAACAAACGTGGTGCCTGCCCTCGTGGAACTAAGAGGAAGGCGACATTAATCATACAACACGGCATTAGGAAAGGAAAAGTACAGAAAGGTACGAGAGTGCTTCATGAGTGCTGAGTAAGTGGTGTTGCTGCTGAGTCTGAGCGAGGGGTGGGTAGGCCGTGAGGGGTCTGCTAGGGAGCGGTCCAGGTGGAGCAgctgcatgtgcaaaggccccaaGGCCAGAAGCAGTCAGTGCTCCTCATTCTGTCCCTCAGGGAAGTGCACAGAGTGCCAGGAGAGAGGGGTTGGAGAGGAAGTTAGACCAGAGCCTCGGACAGGAATTTGGTGTAAAATAtggacataaaaagagaaatggagcTTGACCTCACCATCAGAAGGGGGACCGTTCTAATCATGAAGTAAAACATCACTATCATtaattgtagattttttttagaacatcttttgaaaacaaaataaaaaccagttTTAGATCAAGCCAGTTTCTCAAAGCATTTGATATTTGGTAAATaacattaaagaagaaaatacaaagagaaaaactgtCCTAGTGAGGTTTAGTTACGCTTGTTCCGCCCATTGTGACTTCCTGATGTACTACTTATGCATGCCTTTGCCCTCACTTGGTATCAGTAAacatactggattttttttttttaagggccgAGAAGCAATGGAGTGGGTAATACATAAATTAAATGCTGAAATTGAAGAGCTGACAGCTTCAGCAAGAGGAAGCATACGGACACCAATGGCAGCAGCAGCGTTTGTGGAGAAATGATAATGGAGGTGGATAGATGGCACCCAGTTCCCCAGGTCTCTACAAGCTGGCagtatatttatttgttatttaaaaaatacaactctATTttaggtagaatttttttttttttaataagcttaAGAAAAGCTATGTGACTTGATCAAACAGGTTCAGGGTTTCTAAATAAAAGGGATCAGCTGAAATTAGTATTGTCTGAAATGACTGATTTTGAGGATTCCAGTATTTATGCagaattttaagttttttgaaaAGTATGCTTGGAAATTGCTATTGGCTGATGAAACCTCCTTAAGGTAGAATTTTAAagcttttcatgcattggaactTTACCTGGCTTTGGACCAACCGCAGAACCAAGCAGAGCCCCTTCTGCATACGCACGACTGCCCTGCTGCGGTAAACTTGGAGAGCTTCCATGAGGGA is a window of Budorcas taxicolor isolate Tak-1 chromosome 13, Takin1.1, whole genome shotgun sequence DNA encoding:
- the PRELID3B gene encoding PRELI domain containing protein 3B, with product MKIWTSEHVFDHPWETVTTAAMQKYPNPMNPSVVGVDVLDRHIDPSGKLHSHRLLSTEWGLPSIVKSIIGAARTKTYVQEHSVVDPIEKTMELKSTNISFTNMVSVDERLIYKPHPQDPEKTILTQEAIITVKGVSLGSYLEGLMASTISSNANKGREAMEWVIHKLNAEIEELTASARGSIRTPMAAAAFVEK